A window of Gossypium raimondii isolate GPD5lz chromosome 7, ASM2569854v1, whole genome shotgun sequence genomic DNA:
CTTGAACATATCAGGTCATTTTGTACAAAAATTATGAGACGCAAGGGTTAAGGAGCATATAGAcccaaaatgaatttatttgatttttataaacattGAAGCTCAATTGGTtttgattgtaacacccctagcctGTATACGTCGTTAGATTAGGGCTACGGAGTCTTACCGAAAGTTAACATCATACAACgaacatttattcaacatatataAAACATAGCACTTATTCAACATAtagtcccttatacgagccctcgaggccttaaaacacattagaaacaagttgggatTAAATCGGAAACATATAGGATTTTATGGGAAAAGAAGCAAATTTTGAAACTATAGggatcacacggccgtgtgaccaggccgtgtgactcgcattgctgagacacacgcccgtgtctctagccgtgtgggcatttgaagtagggacacacgaccatgtcccagcccatgtccgtgcccgtgtaactctctgacttgggtcacacggccaagctacacgcccatgtgctaggccgtgtaccccTCGAAATagcctcacatgcccgtgtgtcaggctgtGTGCTAGATCTtataacagcctgacttgcaagcCTTTGtaagctacaagggacacacggccatgccgCAGGGCCGTGTGTCACGCACGCCTGTGTCTTTGGCCATGTAAacgaaaaataggtcatttccaagccatttttctcacccaaagtCTAGCCACTTACACAACCCAAATGTACCTATATTCATGCATTCAAAATACGCCTAACATTTGCATATACAAGCTTAAACACCAGAAAAACTAACCATTCAACCAGTATGTCAAAATGGCACCTCAATTTCAACAATTAGACTTGATCAAACACTTActaaattcatccataattcAATCAACCAATTGCACAACTTAAATACTACATTTACCATAATGTTCACATACCATTTCCATGCACAACAAATACCATTATGACCATTTCTATATCTACCATCtatcttaataaatttaccAAATGCCAAACACATTCAAGGCTACCAAAACTAGCCATTAACAACTTAATGTACTACCTCATTCCATACCAATGAACATTTTATAGCATACCACTATAATCACCATTTCACTACCATCATTTTAGTATCTAGATGCCAAAATAACAACCATTTAAAATACCATATATACATGATATCATATCAACtatttcatcaaccaaaatagcaaatttaccAGCCACACATAATGgctaatttcatcaaacaatgacacctatacatgccattataaccatgactcaaaaacatcaaaatctatcgaTATAGCCGATGGATAGGATGATGgatctctgacaagcttccaaaccgaACAAGCTTCCGATTATCTAAAAAAATCATGAGAGAAATAACGcaaagtaagcatataatgcttagtaagttcgtaaatcataaacaatgcttaccatttcaatatataagcttaaaagtaagttgaattaattcaacatagcttggcacaagccctAGCAACAACAACCATTAAAGTTAGTGATAACAACATAACTTAGAAAATTCATTGCATAAcataataacttttataaacataacatataagCATTCATATGTTCATGAACATGGCTAGGCATATTTTAATCATCATCAACTCATACCTTTCCCATGCTTTCATAGCATTACTTATCGAAATGTATGACGTTCCTTCCCTTTCTATTcccgttgaaccactagaataaaTCGGATACGTGGGAATCTCACACACTGTGTGCTAACATATGATTGAAaccatttctttctcttttctcatATAAATGCTCACTCTCGAGCCATAagtgggtctgctcacacaagctatcggtcggaacgtagctacacagggttgctcacacaagctatcaagTAACCGCAACACATACCGGGAACTCAACCaccggtaggacattcaggaccagcaGCCAAAACACgataacccctaatgacatgtcatttgtatcttatatattactaaggttcaaatgggatgCGAAAGTCATCGAAACTTCGTTGGATATTCCGTAGAGTCGTAATATCATAATACAACATAATAGCTTTTAATTCAAGTgtattaaaactttaattaaatgtacaaacttacctcgatcacAAACGACGAAATACAATCGGCTAATCCTACACTTTTTTCTTTCCTCGATCTAAATCCGTACAATACTTTtctttatctaaataaataaatttaattcatttaaacttcattctattcaattcaatccaaaactcatattttagaaaaattacgcTTTTGCtcctataattttatattcattacaatttagtccttaatccTATAAAATGAAGTTCATGCAATTTGGGGCCATCCCACTATAGCTGAATTTTAATTAGGTCCTTAGCAAGCCctacatttcattttcttcacaatttcaccatgaatatttttctattttttaatttaatccctaattgacataaatctcttaacaaaagttgtttaactaacaacaaacattcattttcttccatcaaacatcacaaaaaatACATATgcattcatggtaaaaccctagacTTTTAATAgctttgcaaattagtccccaggctagctagattaagctacaacaactCCAAAAAtgtagaaatcattaaaaacgagacaaaaatgCACTTACATGCACAATAAGAGAGATGGCCAAATGTTTAAGATAAAAAATGGTGGTGTTTTCTCCTTAGAAAATCAGCTAGAAGAAAATGGACAAAAAGAATAATCATCTTTGTCCACTATTATTaacaatggtctaattaccatttaaggccacTCATACTccaatttcatagcaatttgacTCTTGTTACTATAGATCTctaattttgcactttattcaatttagttatttttatcaaattaagcatgtaaacgataaaatttcttaacgaaatttttatatgacatTACTAACATgcaataaacattaaaatattaataaaataaatatttcaacatcagatttgtggtcccgaaaccactgttctgatttcactaaaaacgggctgttacatcgATACTAggcagaggtatcgatacttgagtCAGGGTAATGATGTCATACAAAGGGTATCAATACATGACTCCCCTAAAACAAGTTTtgtactttataaaatatttgaaataaattgttATTTGTCCCTAAAGATAAAAATGTTTGTATAGATAAGCGGACTCGAACTGCTGACATCCGCCACAGGGTAAACCACCGCCTCTCAGGCCCCCGACTGATTCTACCATAAAGGCCAACGATAGACAATAACTCCCCCCGAACACAGCTTACAACTTTCATCGTACAGTGCTCTCCAAAGAGCTTAAACGGCCTATAAGTTGTTGAAAGAGATGACGAAATCTCAATTAGAGTTTgagatgaaatcaaaattttttttacttcaaattatACAGTTAACTTGATTAGAAAGAATTTTTGTTAACATAATTTCTCTGAAGTTACTCTGGcaacaaatgtaatattttggtgCCCGAACCCGTCGAGCGGGTCGAGTATGGGGGTGTTACATCTACTTTGTGTTACTTGATCACTTTTATAGGGGGAGTTGTGGCTTGGCAATCTATAATGCAGAAATGTGTTGCTTTATCTACTACCCAGTCTAAGTTTATTGCAACTACCGAAgctttaaaagttttttaaatctaaatttaccCCTCTTATTTTTGGACCTAACACAACCCTATAAATTAGCAACTTCTAAGCCCTACTCTTCGAGATTCCAAGAAAAACAAAGCTAAGATTTGCTATAATTTATCTTCAAGCTAGACAACTTTGGAACACCATAAGAGGTGTTTCACATTTTTTAATGGAGTCTCTGTCATCCTTCAAGAATAAACTGGTATCATTGGTAAATCGTAAATGGGATAAATAAAATCCTAGTGGCACAAACCCGCCACTTATAACACATTCCATCTCTTCAGCTTTAttgatcatcatcatcaaaaagaataaaaagagatGGAAGATCCATTGACCAACATAGACACCAAAGCTTACTGCACACATTCCTTCATCCATATATCcattttttcccaaaacttATTCCATCTAatgtgaagaaaaaaaaagtctcATTTCACCATCTAACAAGCTTTTAAAGTCAAGGTTCAATATGAAACCTCTTCCTCCTCTACCTTTCATAGAATGCATCATTAACAATTTGTCTGCCTTTAACGAAGGTTGTTTGTGTAAGCACTAAACATATGATGCAACAAGACAAAaccaataatattattagtagtaGTCAAGAAAACTTGTATATGGTCACATAATCATctctaccaaaaaaaaaaaaaaacgaagtGATCCCTTtgtcaataaaatatttatacttgaCATCTTGTGTCTCGTATAAAAGTTTTCTTATCTCAATAAAAAAAGACATAAACAATCTCTACTCTCTACCCCTTACAATCTCGCTCTCTCTCTACTCCATCGTTAAGGATGAATCACCTTGCAGTTTTCGCCAACTTCCCAATTGATTGTCGGTATCAACAAATTTTAGATATGCTTTGGAGTTTGTTTGTTAggttatactttttattttgttgatttgttgtTAATTAATTCTAATACCTATCCATTTTTGTTGACTTGTTGTTAATTAATTCAAGCACCTATCCATTATCTGAGCAATTCATGGCATACGTGTTTcgtaaacaaaataataatttactttacTTCACACAGCTCTATGCATGCCTTTAAGTTTTGGTTGCATGattccttttcaaatttcattacaGAAAGAAATCACGAGATAATGATGCACAAGGGCTGATTCCGCCcaagtcaaaatcaaatcaaatcacaCACTTCTCCAACTGAATCATTGATATGGTCCCAACTTCATTTCCCTGACACTCACAAAATATTTGCCTCCCCATTCAATGTTTTATATAAAGCAAACAGATCTTCACTATTCACTTGCTAATAAGGGAGGGGAAAAAAAAGACTAATAGTCAATACTGTTTGAGAATGTTAACAACTGGTTTGGGACACGGAAATTTTGAGGTTTCtataatatcatttatttttagtattgcGTTCATGATGCCCATTCACTAAaccttttcctttctctctctctcttttttttttttttttttgtctaacaGACATATGTGCTCAATGTAAACATCAACTGTGATGGGTGCAAGCAGAGAGTGAAGAAACTTCTGCGGAAAATTGAAGGttcttttactctttttttcttaCAGAAAAAATTTAGGTCAGAGGAGGATCCTAATCCAGGGTCAATACATGCCACCTGCTCGAAATGGCTgaaagtaatatttataaattatccaCTAAATAGACGGTTAGTGAGACTCATACCTTGATGCTTGTCAGGGTGCTAATAATACTCAACCAATTGAATCATCTTTTATAAGTTTAAAGCTTAAAAACTGTGGCATTATCATTGATCActgttgatatataaaatatatatttctatgaTGTCAGTTGTAGACTagtaattaatgttttttactGGTTTGCTGAGACTTATGGCTCTTGCTTTTTGGATTAAAGGTGTTTTTTCAGTTCACATAGATGAAGAACTCCAAGTGGTTACAGTAACAGGAAAAGTTGAtccaactaaattaattaagaagTTGATCAAATCTGGAAAACATGCAGAGTTTCGGTCCCCATATGAAAACCTCAACTTCATAGAGAGTGAcaagaacaagaatcaaatgcAATATCTAAGGATTAATGGGGTCAATAATTCCCAAATTGGCTATGAGGTTGAAGATGATTTTGGCAACTATGTGAAGCACAATATTGGCAATAACTCCATGACAGGCACGACTGACTGGAATTTTATAGAAGAAACAAGCATGCATAGAATGGAGGGGGATGGAGACATATTTGCCAACAATCGGCATATGGTATCTATGTTGGACCCAGCAGGTTTTGGACGCAATGTTGCTGGCTTTGTGGGCTTACCACCAcatgaatttggtatgtttcATGACGTTCCATCCAGCAGCAGCTTGGCAACTTATGACTATAATCATCTAAATCTTCCATCAATGACTGAAACCAGCTTGCAAGGGTACCTCCTCAACAATCCATCTCCAAACAGGAACACTTGCATTCAGCACAGGAATAAGAATAGCCAATTATGAATACATGCACACCAAAATATGGTAAATCTGTTGAGGGTCACCTTCATGATTAAACCAACTGCTCTGCTTTCCGTAATTAGGTGGATGTAGAAAGTAAGGCATAATTAGGTGGATGTAGAATGTAATCCAAACAAACTtatgtgttttaaattcatatttctcTTCAAAAAGCAAGtagtaacaataaaaataattcatatttctcTTCAAAAACCCATGGATACTGAACCAACAGATCCGtatggaaaaaggaaaatagagtCAGATAATCAAACAGATGATTATCTTAGGTCTTTaaataaagattttgaaattaataaatagaCAGTTAGGATTTTTGGTAACAAAACCGAAAATATAGATACAAATGATGTTAAACCTGAATACCCTGAAGAAACATCTAGTCAACCTGTTCAACCAAGAATAGATTACTTACATAAACGAAATGTGGCCTAGGGAGGAATATACTTAGATTTATCCAATACTCCTATCTCAAACTATGAAAAAACCATAGATGATTGGGCACAATCAATGACTATTGTTGTAAACAACACATGGTCAAAAGAAAAGTTCTTAAATTACTTTGTAGGAACATTTCAAGGAGATTTTCTACAATTTCTTAGACGATGGGAAGAGTCTGAGAAAGGTAAATAACAAAAGGGGCAATTAATCAATCAGATAGGAACCCCTAAAGATCTTTTAAAAGGATTAACCTTAATTCTAAAAACAGAATTTTGtggatattttgataaaaaaaagatcAAGATAGTACATCCAGTTatatcctttcaaaaattaaattatgtgatattagatatttagaagaattttctaaaaatttcttcacgaatatcaaaattaaaaatgaaaatatagaattttagaaaaccaatattttcataaactaCCCCACCTTGGGATGAGATatgtataaacaaatatatatcttATTTAGAGAAGCGAGTAAAACATCCGGTCTTCCGATAGAAAATTTAGATTCTATAGAAATAGGATAAACTTTGCAAAAGAAAGAATACTTTATATTGTTTGCAAAGTAAAGTCGCTAAACAAGTTaagcataaattaagtaataaatattgtACTAAAATACTAGAAAACGAGTGGGAATTTGGATGTAAACAAATATATCCTAATACTTACAAAAAgcgtaaaaaatataaattaaaaaaatggaaaccaggtaataaaaaattttctggtAAAAGTCAAAAGGTGGTTAAGAGAAAAACTTCTAAACCAAagattgcccgatcgtgaattgagtaaggatagATTCGTTTCggttaaaatgaaacaaaataggtaaaatggtTTCAAACAAAGGTAGTAGAATAAATGgttaagtaaaataatgaataattggctaagaccgagaatgaaccaacaataatgGATTGTTGACCCGAGTCTCAAAATGGTTCTTAGGTGAGTTACGATTTTAAGGAAACAGCAaagaaccttgacccactatcaattatgataggaaccaaaggtatattgaacgacacaccaaaggtgataagttcggcAAACAAAGGAAAGAtagacgccacaagctatgcttgatgtCAGATCAGTTCCAAATGAatcaaagagaattggataacTCACAATACTCAAATTCAGCATATATTCAGCAAAAGTCTTAAAAGTCCCTTTCTAAGGccgattacatctatttatagtgctagaataggctagccgaatggtcacaaacattcaacttaatgtgccataaaaatagaaataaaaaatcaagtcttttctcattcttgaaccaaataactcctttcttgaattcacttcaattcagctgaattgaatgactttaattgcttgaaaatgactcttgagttgtccttagCCAACCGAATAGACACCAACTTAttaaccagctccttaatgatattttgaatgcttgattaATTCTCTTGAAAGATCAAAAACTGCTGGAAGAAGAAAggttgctgctgaattttaaagggcataaaatgctcttaaAAACTCCTTAAATGATGTTTAAGCCTCCTTTATAACAGCTCCTTTACTTTGTAACTGAAAATGACTTGAACAgccactttatttaatttatatcagCCTTGAGTCATAACGGTTATGAGCTGAAAAgacacctgcaataaacacattaaaatgagcttATTAAACACATGTAAACACTTATTAAACATAACACACATTATTACTtaagtaaatgaactaaaaacATATGCAACAATTATTCCAAAGCAACTAGtaaattaaagaagcataattaaatgaacttaactcatgcatcaataagtgaacctaggaactagattaattaagaagcatcttattaaataaagttcaataataactcaattattaaaaacttaagatgagttgaattaattgatCAACTACTCATTTATTAATCTAagataagtttaattaaaagaaacaaattcaacTTGCAATAAATTGCCATGCTTGCTTAGTAAGCTGAATGAGCTTGTAATTAAGCTTCATTTTACACTTAGGCCCCTCGAGCCCCTTGAGCCCCTCGAGCTTAAGCCAATTTTGAGATCGTCGAGTTGTATCGAAACATGATGCAACTGGTATCGCATCAAACGTCTAATATCTTTACAGCTGAAAGAGTAATTGAGATCACAGCAGTCGGACAATAATTCCAGCAAATATGAAAAATACATGTACTATTTGATACAAACAATATGGTTGAAGGAGCCAATCATTGCTACGTCAAATCATCTAGCACTAGTACTTAAgtacaataaagaaaaaaaaagcccaAGACCTGAATCCTAACCCCCcaaaaaaaggtgaaaaaaacCCACTCTCCCTCCTGaataaatgtgttttttttcttggttaCAACATTTAAATTGTTAATACACACTACTAGATCAAGGTGTTCCTACCAGCAAACCTAAAACAGCTGATACAATCAAAGACGTGAATGATATTGCCAACCTAGGAATAAGATCCACATCTTTACGTGGTGAAAAAATTCCAAAGCTTCTTTCCTATAGAGACTTCGCCAGGATGCTCAACTTCATCCTCCTCATCTTCATCTCCATCATCCTCACCATCACCTTTCAGCCCTTCACTACGCGACTCACTTTTGTAGTCATTACCATCTCCATACTCACCAACCCCTTTGGGTGTGCCACTCACCTCTTCACTTAATGCTGTATGCGGATCCAATTTTTTGGTTGTACCAGCATCATCATCCTTAGCGTCAAGAGCTGTTTCAGACTgccacaaaatatataaactagaTTATTTAACATGAACTCATAATGACTGGCATAAATAGTAAGCAGTTGATACTAGAAATTCAAATTGCAATATTGCAATCATTGCCCTCATCTAGTAAAAGTACTTCATTTTCTGTTTTTCCCCACACTCCTCACCGTTAGCTTTCCAACTCTTTCGTTTCTCCAGTTTTTATTCCTCCCTCGTTTTCTCCGCGACACATGTCAAGCTTAAGTGGGGGTGGTAGTGATTCAGATCGGTTTTGGAAAAGAATCTGCAGTTACTATGCAATATAATGGTTTTTAggaaaccaaaccaaaccaaattccACCAGCTTGGATCAGTTCAATTCAtcagttaattttatattacaaaagttctatatagtaattttaaattactttcaataaattgaaatataagatttattttatattaaaataaataatagctacttgtaaattaaataaaaaataaattttaattcggATAATTGCAGTATTTTTAActtacaaaccaaaaccaaatcaaagcaaaaacttttaagtaaaatatgaaCCGATACCAAACCAAAACCGAACTGAACACTGGTTCAAAGTGGTTTTCGGTTTTCTTGATTCTTTTTTTGATCAGCCTTAGTGAACAATGAACCTTGTAGCTCATACGATCACAAACATATAATTCCATGgacttttaagaaaataaacatgttcACTTTGGTTTTGTAAATTTGTGATTGACATGCAGTTTTctggttttttttaaaggacAATTGAATGCCATGATTGATCGAACTAACCTGAATCGAATACCACTTATTTGGATCAATTCAGACCAccagcttttcttttttttaagtatttttatataggattttaatttttttcactaactagaaataaaatatttctttttatattataaaaagattATAAACTAAAtgacaaatataatttatttcggTTTGAATAGTTACCATTTTTTAACTTCCAAACAGAAAACTATACCGAACTGAACATTATAATCCAAATTGATTTCCTAGTTTTCTCGGTTTGTTTGGACTAAAGCACTTCTATGCATAGAAAATGTACTCAACAATGTAGAGAATTACCATTATGCGTCAAACCATGCTGTCAAGTCACAATTGACCAttttaatagcaaaatttgTTTACTCTATTTCTTAAGATGTAGGTTTGAGCAGGGATCACCAAACATGCACATGCTACAAGATACATGGCACAAGAAAACTAAATTCCAAGACCCTTACCTGCTGCAGAAAGTCCGCGCCACCATTCTCACTTGCATCTCCATTTTCACCCGCAGGCACGGGAGCTTCAGAGTTGTTAACATGATCTGCTGTATCTTTAGCAACTGTGACCCCACTGCATTaatcagaatttccacatagtTACTTCACAAAGATTAACAAGGTACTTCTAAGAATCCATTAAAGTTTACTCTACTGGAACCGAATAACATTATCTGCAAGTTTCACATTGTAAACTAAATTGCAATATTATATAACATGTTGCAAACAGAACATATTTAACATGAGTTAAGGAATCTGCCATTAAGTTATTTTACAATCACCAGAAAAAGATTCCTTTCACGAAGCATTTTACAATGTAACCAGTACACTTAATTAAGTCTTTTACCTCTGGCTTCTTGCTACTTATTAGGTGGATACAAAAAGCGCATAAATCATTAACTGAATTATTGTAAGCTacataaataaacaacaaattaGCAAAAACACATTGTAAAAAACCCAAACTTTGAACAAGAGGTGCTTGCCTCAGCGCTATGACAGGGCAACCATCAAAGTACATTTGCCAAAATGAATACACATGCATGTGATGCATTTAAATAGTAACTTACATTTTGAGCCGTCGGAGATTATATCTTTTCTCGCCAGGTATTGGCATAGCCAGAACCACTTTTTGATGCTTCTTTCTTCGCTGGCCCCCCACAACACTATCAGAACGTCCTTCACTGTCATCACCATCTTGCTCAGTGTCTGCTGTTTGAGTTTGAGATGTTTGAGCACGATTCCGCTTCCTTGCATTTCTAGTTGCTCTCCCATCAGCAAGACCAGATTCACCCCTGCTTTCATCAGGATGCTCAAGTTCATTTGATTCTAAGGTTTTCCCAATAATAGCTTCAGCATCTTTGACAACTGCCTTCACAGAGCGTGTTCTTTTAGCTCTAGGCTTGCCTCTCTTGTGAACCTGCTTTCCACGATTCAAATCAGaactctgagaatctccatgcACTTCCTGTTCCTTACTTTCCATGTTGCTCTGATTATCAACTGAGAGGTCATGACCAACATCAACATTTCTTCTGCTGGAGTCTGATTGGACCCCATGAATATCCAAAGATGTGGTTGCAGCAGCAAAAGAGAGCTCCGGCTCATGTTCAGTTTTTGATGTGCCTTCCAAATTATCTTTTTGACCAGAGAGCAGGGCCTCCATATTCAGTTTTGCAATAGCATGAGGTCCACTGTCCTTACTGGGAgagaatttgaatatttttgaggTGCATTTACGAAGCCATGACATGGTTCCACCAGAAACTGGAGAACCTGAACCTACAGGTGCAGACATCTCATCCTTCTGCCTCTCAGATGCAGCCAAATTTCCAAAAACATTTCCACTGATATACTCATCTGCTGAAGTAGGGAGAGGAAAGACTTCCTCATTCTCTATTTCCTGTAGACATCGTAGATCAGAAAGCACAAACTCAGAGGTAATTTCACCACAATTCTTGCAACTCTTAAGTTTCtcaacaaatgaaataaagcgGTTTCTCTCCTTGATAAGTTGCTCtctttggtccttcaacttctTGCTGAGTTCCACAAGGTCATCGATGTCTTTTCGTAATTCAATTTGCTGTCCTTCAAGATGCATCTTACTGGCATTAACTTCTTGCCTTTCTTTTTCTATCTTGAGTCTTTCCTGTTTCAACTCTTCCATTTCTCTCCTAGCTACCTCTCTTAAATAGTTAATACTGTCTagttctctctctttttcttcctcaAATGACTTTTTTCTCTCTCCTAATTCCTTTTCCATTTCCTCAAGTCTATTTTGCATATCAATCTCGAGTTTTCTTTTCAGAAGCTCAAGGTCATGAAGCATTTGGCTTCTCTCACTTTCAGCTTTCGCAGCGATAACTGACCGCTCATGTTCCATGGTGGCAGCAAAAGTTTCTTTGGCAACTTCAAGAGCTTCCAGCTCCCTCTTTATATAGTCATCAGTTACTTGCTTCTCTTTCTTTAACCTTTCCTCTTCAGCAaggttttgtttttcaaatttctcTTTCTGTTGGCTAATACTGTTCAACtctttctcaatttttattcttttctcatCTAGCTCCTCCCACTCTCTTTCAAAATTATCCTTCTGCTGTTTCAAATCCTCAGCTTCCTTCAACAGTAGTTCTTCTCGAAGCCTGCATTTCTCTATTTCTTCCTTCAATTCCAATTGCAAGCGAAGATACTCGGAACGCTCTTCTTCAGTTACCCTGAGCCTATCTGTCTCCTCATGTATCTTTTGTAGTTTTTCTTCATTTGCAGTCCTTATCTTCTCAACTTCAGCCTTAAGACTCAAAAGTTCTTCCTTGTCAGCAACCATCTGCAGCTTCTCAATCTCCAAATCCTTATCCTGAGATTTGATGGTCTTCTCCCTTTCCTTCTGGGTTTTCACTTTTAATTCGAgttccttttctttct
This region includes:
- the LOC105800850 gene encoding protein CROWDED NUCLEI 1, which encodes MFTPQRKVWSGRSLTPWKKVDGSVSDPNSNGVVVGKGKAAAFVESVTPDGNDLGSEDQEGVPEKVLRLENELFEYQYNMGLLLIEKKEWISKHEELNQELMEAKDALKREQAAHSIAINDVEKREENLMKALGVEKQCVLDLDKALRNMRAENAEIKFTADSKLSEANALIASVEEKSLEVETKLRAADAKLAEVSRKSSQIERKSQELESRENVLRRERLSFISEQEAHEITMSKQREDLWEWEKRLQDAEERLAKSQRYVNQREERANENDRLLKQKEKDLEEAQKKIDAANQTLKEKEDDINSRLTNLTLKEKEWGVVKEKLEMKEKELLVFEEKLNTREKAEIQKLMDDHNAILDEKKRKFDLEIDEKRKSLDADWKSKVIEVEKKEAEVKHMQEKVSKQEQALDNKLEKLKEKEKELELKVKTQKEREKTIKSQDKDLEIEKLQMVADKEELLSLKAEVEKIRTANEEKLQKIHEETDRLRVTEEERSEYLRLQLELKEEIEKCRLREELLLKEAEDLKQQKDNFEREWEELDEKRIKIEKELNSISQQKEKFEKQNLAEEERLKKEKQVTDDYIKRELEALEVAKETFAATMEHERSVIAAKAESERSQMLHDLELLKRKLEIDMQNRLEEMEKELGERKKSFEEEKERELDSINYLREVARREMEELKQERLKIEKERQEVNASKMHLEGQQIELRKDIDDLVELSKKLKDQREQLIKERNRFISFVEKLKSCKNCGEITSEFVLSDLRCLQEIENEEVFPLPTSADEYISGNVFGNLAASERQKDEMSAPVGSGSPVSGGTMSWLRKCTSKIFKFSPSKDSGPHAIAKLNMEALLSGQKDNLEGTSKTEHEPELSFAAATTSLDIHGVQSDSSRRNVDVGHDLSVDNQSNMESKEQEVHGDSQSSDLNRGKQVHKRGKPRAKRTRSVKAVVKDAEAIIGKTLESNELEHPDESRGESGLADGRATRNARKRNRAQTSQTQTADTEQDGDDSEGRSDSVVGGQRRKKHQKVVLAMPIPGEKRYNLRRLKIGVTVAKDTADHVNNSEAPVPAGENGDASENGGADFLQQSETALDAKDDDAGTTKKLDPHTALSEEVSGTPKGVGEYGDGNDYKSESRSEGLKGDGEDDGDEDEEDEVEHPGEVSIGKKLWNFFTT